A genome region from Anaerobaca lacustris includes the following:
- a CDS encoding DUF72 domain-containing protein → MVCPISIGIAGWSYADWQGIVYIDPKVDQLVYVSGFVDCIEINSTFYRPPFAKTVRSWLERTSQKPEFFFTAKLHQSFTHEGKVDPEIVKQFHRGFEPFLEAKKLRHLLVQFRYDFSDGEPARRHLADIVGRFQEAFSLVVELRHVSWESQEALDFLGGLGVTVCNLDYPMSKQSFKLPHCTVGRSGYFRMHGRNAEKWFSKAGRDEVYNYYYSERELTGIKQRLDELGKAFESLTVIANNHYRGAELANALELKALVSGQQQPIPEGLLKTYPNLARIAVGR, encoded by the coding sequence ATGGTGTGTCCGATTTCCATCGGGATTGCGGGCTGGTCCTATGCGGACTGGCAGGGGATTGTGTACATCGATCCCAAAGTGGATCAGTTGGTCTACGTCAGCGGGTTCGTGGACTGCATCGAGATCAACAGCACGTTTTACCGGCCTCCGTTTGCCAAGACGGTTCGCTCCTGGCTGGAGCGGACGTCGCAGAAGCCGGAGTTTTTCTTCACCGCCAAACTGCACCAGAGTTTCACCCACGAAGGCAAGGTCGATCCGGAGATCGTCAAGCAGTTTCATCGCGGCTTCGAGCCGTTCCTGGAGGCGAAGAAGCTGCGGCATCTTCTCGTTCAGTTTCGCTACGATTTTTCCGACGGCGAGCCCGCCCGGCGGCACCTGGCGGACATCGTCGGCCGGTTCCAGGAGGCGTTCAGCCTGGTGGTGGAGTTGCGGCACGTATCGTGGGAGAGCCAGGAAGCCTTGGATTTTCTCGGGGGGCTCGGCGTGACGGTGTGCAACCTGGATTACCCCATGTCGAAACAATCGTTCAAGTTGCCGCACTGCACGGTCGGCCGGTCGGGCTATTTTCGCATGCACGGCAGGAACGCCGAGAAGTGGTTCAGCAAGGCCGGACGCGATGAAGTCTACAACTACTACTACAGCGAACGCGAGCTGACCGGGATCAAGCAGCGGCTCGACGAACTGGGCAAGGCCTTCGAATCGCTGACCGTGATCGCCAACAATCATTACCGAGGGGCCGAGCTGGCCAACGCCCTCGAACTGAAGGCCCTTGTCAGCGGACAGCAGCAGCCGATTCCTGAGGGGCTTCTCAAGACGTATCCGAACCTGGCCAGGATCGCCGTCGGTCGATAA
- a CDS encoding zinc-dependent alcohol dehydrogenase family protein, translating to MKAVVLPRIAPIEEAPLIETDLPTPVPKDDEVLVKVAVCGLCHTDLDEIEGRLMPTVLPVVPGHQVVGTVVQQGPAATVHEIGARVGITWLYSSCQACPFCQSGRENLCDRARWTGKDANGGYAEYMVVRQDFAYPIPPAFSDVQAAPLLCAGVIGYRAIRLAEISDGQTIGLFGFGASAHIAIQLLRHEFPSSNVFVFTRGDEHKALARRLGAAWTGSAADEPPARLDRAIDFTPVGETVRQALSVLNKGGRLVINAIRKVTAVPELIYDRHLWDEKEIKSVANVTRDDAREFLPLAAAIPLRPTVEEVAPEKVNQALLRLKHGKIEAAAALRFSSTDPRGSIVSPHVLP from the coding sequence ATGAAGGCCGTTGTGCTGCCGCGGATTGCCCCCATCGAGGAAGCGCCGCTGATCGAGACGGACCTGCCGACACCGGTTCCGAAAGACGACGAGGTCCTCGTGAAGGTCGCGGTCTGCGGCCTGTGCCACACCGACCTCGATGAGATCGAAGGCAGACTCATGCCGACTGTACTGCCGGTCGTCCCGGGCCACCAGGTCGTCGGCACGGTCGTCCAGCAAGGCCCGGCTGCGACCGTGCACGAGATCGGAGCACGCGTCGGGATCACGTGGCTGTATTCCAGTTGCCAGGCGTGCCCATTTTGCCAAAGCGGCCGGGAGAACCTCTGCGACCGGGCCCGATGGACCGGCAAGGACGCCAACGGCGGCTACGCCGAATACATGGTCGTTCGGCAGGATTTCGCGTATCCCATCCCGCCGGCGTTCTCCGACGTGCAGGCCGCCCCGCTGCTGTGCGCCGGCGTGATCGGCTATCGGGCGATCCGCCTGGCGGAAATCTCCGACGGCCAGACCATCGGTTTGTTCGGATTCGGCGCCTCGGCCCACATCGCGATCCAACTGCTGCGGCACGAATTCCCAAGCAGCAACGTGTTCGTCTTCACGCGAGGCGACGAGCACAAGGCGTTGGCTCGCCGGCTTGGGGCCGCCTGGACCGGCTCGGCGGCCGACGAGCCGCCTGCTCGGCTGGACCGGGCCATCGACTTCACCCCCGTCGGCGAGACCGTCCGGCAGGCCCTGTCCGTCCTGAACAAGGGCGGACGCCTGGTGATCAACGCCATTCGCAAGGTGACGGCTGTGCCCGAACTGATCTACGACCGCCATCTCTGGGACGAGAAGGAGATCAAGAGCGTGGCCAACGTCACGCGGGACGATGCCCGGGAGTTCCTGCCGCTGGCGGCCGCGATCCCGCTGCGCCCGACGGTCGAAGAGGTCGCACCCGAGAAGGTCAATCAGGCCCTGCTCCGCCTTAAACATGGCAAGATCGAGGCCGCCGCGGCGTTGCGATTCTCGTCGACCGATCCACGGGGCTCCATCGTCTCGCCCCATGTTTTGCCTTGA
- a CDS encoding PHP domain-containing protein produces MGGEGMRIAALTCRSFYSLLRGAVSVERWVAQAAECGYGAVALADVNSLAGAVDLWKATEGAGVRPILGVEILTETQRAILLAENRSGYENLCRITTARNLDPGFDLVEQLKIDCRGVICLCNCPELLAELRHILHRTSLFVGCADAEEAARACAAGFEPIAWRHADRLQKSDVEVLKLLNRIRTMSVAGAGPRDPCGLNAMSAAREMERRFRRSPQALVHADEMVPRCDLRLLTGKPILPKVQLATGETSDRELARLCHRGLAKRYNPVRGDVLRRLEYELATVRQNGFSDYFLVVHEIVHFARQNGIPVEVRGSAAGALISYVLGFTRVCPVENRLYFERFMNPGRTDCPDIDIDLCWRKRDEVIRFCYERWGFESVAMVCNINRYRLRSAIRDAGRALGLAPVQMHQLARGGKVRETSAVYRLAKSLVGIPRHLGVHCGGIVVTPSPVSHIAPLERAHKGVVITQYDKDAAEAIGLVKIDLLGNRALSTVHGTIQIIGCNEGDKGELSFDPNDQKTARMLSAGDSLGVFQSESPGMRQLLRGLKVRSRKDLAIALSLIRPGPASGGMKAAFIERHVHGKPFAYLHPKLERLLGETYGVMLYQEDVMRIAVEVAGYTVADADRFRSEVSKKVSPARLQAQYVDFVRSRADNAGIDRQSAEAIWDEILRFAAYSYCKAHATVYANIAWETAYLKAHYPLQFYCSLLNNHHGMYPLRVYVWDARRRGIPILPVHVNHSEIEWSVQGRAIRAGFRVVKGLSRGTAREIVGQRRIRAFEHLDDLRRRVPFRQPELRNLIHVGACDGLGPTRPAMLSRLHLAPADPNQPMLFDIHQHGVASRLPDYDRIARLKAELDVTGISFGLHPATLLPTGYVPAIQLHRLVGRRTTVAGFVATARRARTNDGRTMGFVTLEDSTGLAEVSFFPDQIGLYRSICSYGGPVWARGRVTEHLASIALECAACGKVA; encoded by the coding sequence ATGGGCGGGGAAGGTATGCGCATCGCGGCGCTGACATGCCGGAGTTTCTACAGCCTTTTGAGGGGGGCGGTGTCGGTCGAGCGATGGGTCGCCCAGGCGGCCGAGTGCGGCTATGGGGCGGTGGCCCTGGCCGACGTCAATTCGCTCGCGGGCGCCGTCGATCTCTGGAAGGCGACGGAGGGCGCCGGCGTTCGGCCGATCCTCGGCGTCGAGATCCTGACCGAGACCCAGAGAGCGATCCTGCTGGCGGAGAATCGCAGCGGGTATGAGAACCTGTGCCGGATCACCACCGCTCGAAATCTCGATCCCGGTTTCGATCTCGTCGAACAGTTGAAAATCGATTGCAGGGGAGTGATCTGTCTCTGCAATTGCCCCGAGCTTCTGGCGGAACTGAGGCACATTTTGCACAGGACATCATTGTTCGTCGGCTGCGCCGATGCGGAAGAGGCGGCGCGTGCGTGCGCGGCCGGGTTCGAGCCGATCGCCTGGCGCCATGCCGACCGGCTTCAGAAGAGCGATGTCGAGGTTCTCAAGCTTCTGAATCGAATCCGCACGATGAGCGTAGCCGGGGCCGGCCCGCGCGATCCTTGCGGACTGAACGCGATGAGTGCCGCCAGGGAAATGGAGCGAAGGTTCCGCAGGAGCCCTCAGGCCCTTGTCCATGCCGACGAAATGGTCCCGCGCTGCGATCTCCGGTTGCTGACGGGCAAACCGATTCTGCCGAAGGTCCAACTCGCCACAGGGGAAACCAGCGACAGGGAATTGGCCCGGCTGTGCCATCGGGGACTGGCGAAGAGATACAATCCCGTGCGCGGGGACGTTCTTCGACGGCTGGAGTACGAACTGGCGACGGTCCGGCAGAATGGGTTCAGCGACTACTTCCTCGTGGTCCACGAGATCGTCCACTTCGCCCGACAGAACGGAATTCCGGTCGAGGTGCGGGGCTCGGCCGCCGGGGCCCTGATCTCCTACGTGCTGGGTTTCACGAGGGTCTGCCCGGTCGAGAATCGCCTGTACTTCGAGCGGTTCATGAATCCCGGGCGGACGGATTGTCCCGATATCGACATCGATCTGTGCTGGCGCAAGCGGGACGAGGTCATCCGCTTCTGCTACGAGCGTTGGGGTTTCGAGAGCGTTGCGATGGTCTGCAACATCAATCGGTACCGTCTTCGCAGCGCGATCCGCGACGCGGGCCGGGCCCTGGGGCTGGCGCCCGTCCAGATGCACCAGTTGGCCCGGGGCGGAAAGGTCAGGGAGACCTCCGCCGTGTACAGGCTGGCCAAGAGCCTGGTCGGCATCCCTCGTCATCTCGGCGTTCATTGCGGCGGGATCGTCGTGACGCCGTCTCCGGTAAGCCATATCGCTCCACTGGAACGGGCCCACAAAGGGGTCGTCATCACGCAATACGACAAAGACGCCGCCGAGGCCATCGGCCTGGTGAAAATCGACCTTTTGGGCAATCGGGCCCTGTCCACGGTCCACGGAACCATCCAGATCATCGGCTGCAATGAAGGTGACAAGGGCGAGTTGAGTTTCGATCCGAACGACCAGAAGACCGCGCGAATGCTCAGTGCCGGCGACAGCCTCGGCGTCTTTCAAAGCGAATCGCCCGGCATGCGGCAGTTGCTTCGCGGCTTGAAGGTCAGGAGCAGGAAGGACCTGGCGATTGCCCTGTCGTTGATTCGCCCCGGACCGGCTTCGGGCGGCATGAAGGCCGCGTTTATCGAGCGGCACGTCCACGGGAAGCCTTTTGCGTATCTCCATCCAAAGCTGGAGCGACTGCTGGGCGAGACCTATGGCGTAATGCTCTATCAGGAGGACGTCATGCGGATCGCGGTCGAGGTGGCCGGCTATACGGTCGCCGACGCGGACCGGTTTCGCTCCGAAGTCTCGAAGAAGGTCTCGCCCGCCCGCTTGCAGGCGCAGTACGTCGATTTCGTTCGGTCGCGGGCCGACAACGCGGGGATCGACCGGCAAAGCGCTGAGGCGATCTGGGACGAGATCCTGCGTTTCGCGGCGTATTCCTACTGCAAGGCCCATGCGACGGTCTACGCCAACATCGCATGGGAGACCGCGTATCTCAAGGCCCATTACCCCCTCCAGTTCTATTGCTCGCTGTTGAACAATCACCACGGGATGTATCCGTTGCGGGTCTACGTCTGGGACGCCAGGAGGCGGGGCATCCCGATCCTGCCGGTGCATGTCAATCACAGCGAGATCGAATGGAGCGTCCAGGGCAGGGCGATTCGAGCCGGGTTCCGGGTCGTCAAGGGGCTGAGCCGTGGTACGGCCAGAGAGATCGTCGGCCAGCGGCGAATTCGTGCGTTCGAGCACCTCGACGATCTGAGGCGGCGGGTGCCGTTTCGCCAGCCGGAACTGCGGAATCTGATCCACGTCGGCGCCTGCGACGGCCTGGGACCCACACGTCCGGCGATGCTCAGCCGATTGCATCTGGCCCCGGCCGATCCCAACCAGCCGATGCTGTTCGATATCCATCAGCACGGCGTGGCGAGCCGCCTGCCCGACTACGATCGGATCGCGAGACTCAAGGCCGAACTTGACGTTACGGGCATCTCCTTTGGCCTGCACCCGGCGACCTTATTGCCGACCGGATACGTGCCGGCGATTCAACTGCACCGCCTTGTCGGAAGGAGGACGACGGTGGCCGGCTTCGTGGCGACGGCACGACGCGCCAGGACCAACGACGGGCGGACGATGGGCTTTGTCACTCTGGAGGATTCCACCGGGCTGGCCGAGGTCAGCTTCTTCCCGGACCAGATCGGGCTGTATCGAAGCATTTGTTCTTACGGCGGCCCGGTGTGGGCCCGCGGCCGGGTGACCGAGCATCTGGCCTCGATTGCACTCGAGTGCGCCGCCTGCGGCAAGGTGGCGTAG
- a CDS encoding macro domain-containing protein, with protein sequence MKVEVAGRILELIEGDITEMDTDAIVNAANARLILGGGVAGAIARKGGPAIQAECDRIGGTFVGGAAITTGGRLKARHVIHAVGPRMGEGHEDEKLANATRNALKLADENGLKSIAFPAISTGIFGFPIQRCAEIMLATTLDYLKGQTGLERVVFCLYGRDSFDVFAEQLKRETV encoded by the coding sequence ATGAAGGTGGAAGTAGCAGGCCGGATTCTGGAACTGATCGAGGGCGACATCACCGAGATGGACACCGACGCCATCGTCAACGCGGCCAACGCCCGCCTGATCCTGGGTGGGGGCGTCGCCGGGGCCATCGCTCGAAAGGGCGGCCCGGCCATCCAGGCCGAATGCGACCGCATCGGGGGCACCTTCGTCGGTGGCGCCGCCATCACCACAGGCGGGCGTCTCAAGGCCAGGCATGTGATCCACGCCGTGGGCCCCCGCATGGGAGAGGGCCACGAGGACGAGAAGCTCGCCAACGCCACCCGCAACGCGCTGAAGCTGGCCGACGAGAACGGCCTCAAGAGCATCGCGTTTCCAGCCATCAGCACCGGCATCTTCGGCTTTCCCATCCAACGCTGCGCCGAGATCATGCTGGCGACGACCCTGGACTATCTCAAAGGGCAGACGGGCCTCGAACGGGTCGTGTTCTGCCTGTACGGCCGGGACAGCTTCGACGTCTTCGCCGAGCAGCTCAAGCGGGAGACGGTCTGA
- a CDS encoding ferritin-like domain-containing protein produces the protein MDTKFNVFEVLQIAEQIENKGARYYLKTAQLFADPEIRDIHYRLANWKAKHVKIWARMRKRFSEKTGEFGTFDPDNYVLSNPEVMAGLTWFGTKQDAPGRLTGKETKRQILRDAVRRANEAIIFYQGLKDFARDPSTQEILDKVIREEARQIRLLNEEMTKA, from the coding sequence ATGGACACGAAATTCAACGTATTTGAAGTCCTGCAAATCGCCGAGCAGATCGAGAACAAGGGCGCCCGGTACTATCTCAAGACGGCGCAGCTCTTCGCCGACCCGGAGATTCGTGACATCCACTACCGACTGGCCAACTGGAAGGCCAAGCACGTCAAGATCTGGGCCCGGATGCGCAAGCGCTTCTCCGAGAAGACCGGCGAGTTCGGGACGTTCGACCCGGACAACTACGTGCTGAGCAACCCCGAGGTGATGGCCGGACTGACCTGGTTCGGCACCAAGCAGGATGCGCCGGGCCGGCTGACCGGAAAGGAAACCAAGCGACAGATCCTCCGCGACGCCGTTCGCCGGGCCAACGAGGCGATCATCTTCTATCAGGGTCTGAAGGATTTCGCCCGCGACCCGTCGACCCAGGAAATCCTCGACAAGGTCATTCGGGAAGAAGCCCGCCAGATCCGTCTCCTGAACGAAGAGATGACGAAGGCCTGA
- the lexA gene encoding transcriptional repressor LexA, with protein MEPLTEKQRKVLEFVAARLQENHPPSQREIAGHFKLAQNAAYQLVGYLKKKGYLVDVGGHRGLRLSPAYRDETADAEGMPILGRVAAGEPILAEQNIEGYMTLEKLFHRPKETFALRVSGDSMIDEGIMDGDYVIVESGSKIGDGQIGVVLLDDEATVKRVFLQKNRIALKPANHKAGYKTRYIRQFDKDVRAVGRVIGCIRTEVR; from the coding sequence ATGGAGCCATTGACGGAAAAACAAAGGAAGGTTCTGGAGTTCGTTGCGGCTCGGTTGCAGGAGAATCACCCGCCGAGCCAGCGGGAGATTGCCGGCCATTTCAAGCTGGCCCAGAATGCGGCGTATCAACTCGTGGGCTATCTCAAGAAGAAGGGCTATCTGGTGGATGTGGGCGGCCACCGGGGTCTTCGGCTCTCTCCGGCGTATCGCGACGAGACGGCCGACGCCGAAGGGATGCCGATCCTGGGCCGGGTTGCGGCCGGCGAGCCGATCCTGGCCGAGCAGAACATCGAAGGCTACATGACCCTGGAGAAGCTCTTCCATCGCCCGAAGGAGACGTTTGCCCTGCGGGTCTCCGGCGACAGCATGATCGACGAGGGCATCATGGACGGCGATTACGTCATCGTCGAGTCCGGCTCGAAGATCGGAGACGGGCAGATCGGCGTCGTGCTGCTCGACGACGAGGCCACCGTCAAACGGGTGTTCCTTCAGAAGAACCGGATCGCCCTGAAGCCGGCCAACCACAAGGCAGGGTACAAAACCCGCTATATCAGGCAATTCGATAAAGACGTCCGCGCGGTCGGCCGGGTGATCGGCTGCATCCGCACGGAGGTCCGGTAG
- a CDS encoding FG-GAP-like repeat-containing protein: MDRIENMAATAARMSCLVALRTTLMLLLVTTTAGDSRATPWPRRVIDDSSQGADGVKLADVNGDGLTDIVVGWEEGNLTRAYLHPGWHDASGPWPAVTVGRTPDVEDAVWADLDADGAVDVVSSCEGNTRTVFVHWAPQSRNLLLSPHAWRQEQIPVTMGRMQWMFAQPVDLDGRNGIDLIAGGKGHDAQLGWLESPADPRRLADWRWHPICSVGWVMSILLCDMDDDGDLDIVITDRRGTDSGCRWLENPGPGPAQSRPWTDHWIGGRGREVMFAAIADLDGDGLKDVLVVAKPAEILYLQRRDATGTRWAESTIAFPGNMGGAKGIAVGDLDLDGKLDLVISCEGAVPPKSGVQWLSYSQSPFESHWQAHEISGPEGIKYDLIELVDLDGDGDLDVLTCEERHEDRGLGVIWYENPTLQRTSDANGLCFTIRVVDRQTGRGVPLVELKTTNGIRYVTDSHGLVAFLEPGLMDREVFFHVESHGYALAPDGFGYRGARVRTTPGTTATIRIDRVNIAERLYRVTGQGIYRDSVLVGRPVPLKNPVLNGQVVGQDSVFTCLYRGRVFWMWGDTARPSYPLGNFAMSGAVSDLPERGGLDPAVGIDLDYFVDESGFSRKMAPLQEGGLVWLDGLLTVPDRQGNERMVAKFTRLQSLDKVLERGLMVFNDATQTFEPLVRPGLEFLPYRNTGHAFPVEVDGQPYYYFTSPSPMGARLRVRATWDDVIDANRYEVLTALPSAASRTTSDERQVPSARWITFGQTLASMDMDKAAVIEALEAEAKDVRVYDAESGKAIVPHNGTVYYNAHRQRWIGIFAQQFGDSSYLGEIWYAEADTPVGPWAYARKIVTHDKYSLYNPKHHPLFDQDGGRTIYFEGTYTWTFSGSEERATPRYDYNQIMYRLDLDDPRLVLPVPVYRVQGNGYRPGVAAARRMDSVAFYAVEPDRSRDGLLAIYAETGSPARLTAERPTESTAPLFFALPPGETAPENASLVDLYEYRNIDSGQIHYETDPQWSREGWTRGDKPLCRVWRTPPGPLLLDRQTR, encoded by the coding sequence ATGGACCGAATTGAGAACATGGCGGCAACTGCGGCGCGAATGTCTTGTCTGGTCGCTCTTCGCACGACTCTGATGCTGTTGCTCGTCACAACGACTGCCGGCGACAGCCGGGCCACCCCGTGGCCTCGCCGCGTGATCGATGATTCCTCGCAGGGCGCCGACGGTGTCAAGCTCGCCGACGTCAACGGAGACGGTCTCACCGACATCGTCGTCGGGTGGGAGGAAGGCAACCTCACGCGGGCATATCTCCATCCGGGGTGGCACGACGCAAGCGGACCGTGGCCGGCTGTAACGGTCGGCCGCACGCCCGATGTAGAAGACGCCGTGTGGGCCGACCTCGATGCCGATGGCGCCGTCGACGTGGTCAGCTCCTGTGAAGGCAACACGCGTACGGTGTTCGTCCACTGGGCGCCCCAGAGCCGGAACCTGCTGCTCTCACCGCACGCGTGGCGGCAGGAGCAGATCCCCGTCACCATGGGCCGCATGCAGTGGATGTTCGCGCAACCCGTGGACCTCGACGGCCGCAATGGCATCGACCTGATTGCCGGCGGAAAAGGACACGACGCCCAACTCGGATGGCTCGAATCACCAGCGGACCCGCGCCGGCTGGCCGACTGGCGATGGCACCCCATCTGCAGTGTGGGCTGGGTCATGTCGATCCTGCTCTGCGACATGGACGACGACGGCGATCTGGACATCGTGATCACCGACCGGCGCGGGACGGACAGCGGCTGCCGCTGGCTGGAGAACCCCGGACCCGGTCCGGCGCAAAGTCGCCCGTGGACCGATCATTGGATCGGTGGGCGGGGCCGGGAGGTCATGTTCGCCGCGATCGCCGACCTGGACGGCGACGGACTGAAGGATGTACTGGTGGTGGCCAAGCCGGCTGAAATCCTGTACCTGCAACGGCGTGACGCGACCGGCACGCGATGGGCCGAATCCACCATCGCCTTCCCGGGCAACATGGGCGGCGCCAAAGGAATCGCCGTCGGCGACCTCGACCTCGACGGAAAGCTCGATCTCGTGATCTCATGTGAAGGGGCCGTGCCGCCCAAATCCGGGGTTCAATGGCTCTCGTACAGCCAGTCTCCCTTCGAGTCCCACTGGCAGGCACACGAGATCAGCGGGCCGGAGGGAATCAAGTACGATCTGATCGAATTGGTCGACCTGGACGGCGACGGTGATCTGGACGTGCTGACATGCGAGGAACGACACGAGGACAGAGGTCTTGGCGTCATCTGGTACGAGAACCCCACCTTACAGCGAACGTCGGATGCCAACGGTCTGTGTTTCACAATTCGGGTCGTGGATCGCCAGACGGGTCGCGGCGTGCCGCTGGTCGAGTTGAAGACCACCAACGGGATCCGCTACGTCACGGACAGCCACGGCCTCGTCGCGTTTCTCGAACCCGGCCTGATGGACCGCGAGGTCTTCTTCCACGTGGAGAGCCACGGCTATGCTCTTGCCCCCGACGGCTTCGGCTACCGCGGCGCGCGCGTCCGGACCACGCCCGGAACGACCGCGACGATCCGGATCGACCGCGTCAACATCGCCGAGCGACTCTACCGCGTCACCGGTCAGGGCATTTATCGCGACAGCGTCCTGGTCGGCCGGCCCGTCCCGCTGAAGAATCCCGTCCTCAACGGCCAGGTCGTCGGACAGGACTCTGTGTTCACATGCCTCTATCGCGGCCGGGTCTTCTGGATGTGGGGCGACACGGCCAGGCCATCCTATCCACTGGGCAACTTCGCGATGAGCGGCGCCGTGTCGGACCTTCCCGAGCGAGGCGGTCTGGACCCGGCGGTCGGCATCGATCTGGACTACTTCGTCGACGAAAGCGGATTCAGCCGAAAGATGGCGCCGCTGCAAGAGGGTGGCCTGGTCTGGCTCGACGGATTGCTAACGGTGCCGGACCGGCAGGGCAACGAGCGGATGGTCGCCAAATTCACCCGCCTGCAGAGCCTCGACAAGGTGCTCGAACGCGGCCTGATGGTCTTCAACGACGCGACGCAGACCTTCGAGCCGCTGGTCCGGCCGGGCCTGGAGTTCCTGCCCTATCGAAACACCGGACACGCCTTCCCCGTCGAGGTGGACGGCCAGCCCTATTATTACTTCACGTCGCCTTCGCCGATGGGGGCGCGTCTGCGCGTCCGAGCCACGTGGGACGACGTCATCGACGCCAACCGCTATGAGGTCCTCACCGCCCTGCCCTCTGCGGCCTCCCGAACGACGAGCGACGAGCGACAGGTGCCCTCCGCCCGCTGGATCACATTCGGCCAGACGCTGGCCTCCATGGACATGGACAAAGCAGCCGTTATCGAAGCCCTCGAAGCCGAGGCCAAGGACGTACGCGTCTACGACGCCGAGTCGGGCAAGGCCATCGTGCCCCACAACGGAACCGTGTACTACAACGCCCACCGACAGCGATGGATCGGCATCTTCGCCCAGCAGTTCGGCGATTCGTCCTATCTGGGCGAGATCTGGTATGCCGAGGCCGATACGCCCGTCGGGCCCTGGGCCTATGCCCGCAAGATCGTCACGCACGACAAGTACTCGCTGTACAACCCCAAGCACCATCCGCTCTTCGACCAGGACGGCGGGCGGACGATCTACTTCGAGGGCACGTATACCTGGACCTTCTCCGGGTCGGAGGAACGAGCCACCCCGCGCTACGACTACAACCAGATCATGTATCGCCTGGACCTGGACGATCCGCGTCTGGTCCTGCCCGTACCCGTGTATCGGGTGCAGGGCAACGGCTATCGACCTGGTGTCGCCGCCGCCCGTCGCATGGACTCGGTGGCCTTCTATGCGGTTGAACCCGACCGATCGCGCGACGGTCTTCTCGCCATCTACGCAGAGACCGGCTCGCCGGCACGTCTGACCGCGGAGCGTCCGACCGAATCGACCGCTCCGCTGTTCTTCGCTCTGCCCCCAGGCGAGACGGCGCCAGAAAACGCAAGTCTCGTCGATCTCTATGAATATCGAAACATCGATTCCGGGCAGATTCACTACGAAACCGATCCGCAATGGAGCCGGGAGGGCTGGACGCGCGGCGATAAGCCCTTGTGCCGCGTCTGGCGGACCCCGCCGGGGCCCCTTCTGCTCGACCGCCAGACACGGTGA